The nucleotide window TTGATTGCTTACTCTTTTCCACTGTTGTAATAAATTGAAATCAAGTCTAATTTGATTTGGAGTTGTCTACTGAACCCGAATCAGTTTCAGTTTCAAACAATCAAATGAAACGTTTAGGTTGCTACTGAAAGTCTGGAACTTTTTTGTTGTATGGGAAAAGGTAATTTTAATGAAACGCGGTTTGTTACTGCAGCTGTATACGAACCTTAAAAGGAAGAGCAGTTTCGTAGTCATTAAGGCACTTACACTAATGAGTTATACCATTCAGTTTCAAGCAATTAATGCCTGGATTTTGGATTTAGATAGTGGTGTAGTAATGTAATTAGAATTTTACTTTTGGATCATTTTATTCATTATTTGGCAACAGGATCAATTGGGAGATGTTTTGCATTGGATACGGCAAGTGGTGGCCCTAGTTTGCGGTTTGCTATGGGGTACCATACCTTTGGTCGGGGGTATATGGATTGTCGTGTAAGTTGGCGCTCCTCGCTTGCATTACTTTTTGATCGGTTTTCATTACATTTTATTTGCATAACTCTTTGATCGgttttcattatattttttatgtgcTTGTTTGTGTTGGATTGGAAGTGTTGTTGCTATTTGTCTTGCTGGTTGCACTATGAGTCTTAGGAGTCTTTTGAGTGGACCAAGCATTGGAAACCAATCTCTCATAATGGACAGACATAATTGGAATGCAACATCATTAAATCAATTGGTTAAGGGGTTGTTCATGACAGGGTTATGTTCTTATTGCAAAACAAGAAAAGTGAGCAAAATCAGGAGAAGTGTCTGTTTATGTATAGCTTGAGTTAGAGGACTTAAAATATACGGAAGTGTCGGAAGTTCAATCAAAATACAACTTGAAGTACTAGCCATTTACAGGCCCCCCTTTGGATGCTTTTCGCTTTTATCTTTTAGACCTATCTGCACTGTGCAAATCTATGCTTGTTGAATAGAGATTTTTTGAATGTACTGCAGCAGATAGCGATTAGTTCTTATTATAAGAGCAATATCCATGAATGATGTTATCGTGCATTATTTTATATGGAGTGTTTAATGGATGGCAAGTTTTCACGCTCCAATAAGGTTGCTCCTTGATGTCATGTGTGCGAAACAATAGAAACTACCTTGCTGTAATTTGAGGAAAGGTTACCATATTTGCCCCTGAGATTCTGTGGTGGGCTGGCCTTCAGCAGATGTCTTGTAAGCATTGGGGTTGCCTGTATGTTGACATGCTGTGTCCGTAACCATAtagttaatttttattttttttaaagttaagaGGGCTCTTCAAGTTTTCTTGTTATGCTATTCTTAATGTTTTCTCTCTTCATTTCCCATTAGAATATTCTGTTTCTTTATGAATTTGATAAGTTGTCCCGTTAATAATTAAACCCTGGAATGTATTTTGCGCTTTGGCTTGGAGGTGTTTCTTTTTTGGAATCATCAGACTGATTGATAGGTTATTTGAGGTTTAGATATTTGTCTGGTATTTAGTGGAATGCTAACTAGGAGCCAAATTTACAATTCATTGAGCCATGGGGTTTTGTTTCAATGATGGGACTTCTATAGAGCCATTAttgttttaatcattttatttttgcacTCTATATGCTAATGAGAATCATGGTGGGTATTCCTTTCTTCACGATTCTTGATGTGCTTTCAATGAGACGTGTTTGCACTTACTTGATTGGAGATGAATTATTGAATTGACTGACATATTACTCCATTGGGGAGCTCCACTcatcacatatatacaaataatggaGTAATGTGATTCTAACAACATTTAACTAATGCGGAGTCACATGGTTAGaacttaaattatatatttgcaGTTTGAGAGTGaatcatgtattttttgttgattgaaTGCGGAGAAAAGCTGCTAAAGTAGCAGTCTATTTATAGATTTGGAGTTTGTTGTTCTTCTTATGATCTTTTTAAATACTTTGGAGATGAGGAGGGAAAGGAAGCCTATCTGGAGCAGTTAAAAGATGCCGATTGGCAGATGATTCCCCATCACCCCAACCCCTCAAAAAGAAAAGGcccttaaaacttaaaagtaagAATATTTTTTGGTTGAAATAGTCACAATTGCCCGCATAGGATTTATGGTGATAGAATTTTGCTATTTATCAGGAACAGGGAGTTTAAAGATGTGAAAAAAATTGCAGGAATAAAGAATGTCCAAAGGCTTATAGTGCAAGGGAACGTACCAAAAAGGAAATTTAACGGATTCTTAAAACTTGCTTGATATTTTGGGGTGGGTTTACCTTCTTTACGTTTCTGTTTACCCTAACGACATATAGTCATTTTATTTTACCTTTCCTTTTGTCGGCCCATATTCTTCCCTAGATTACATTTAGGTCTGCTGCTGTTTATAAGTTGGAAAATATGAGTTTTAGACGTAAAGCATGCTTTGGAGGCATAGGGACAGTGTATATCTCAATAAATGGGATTCATGTTTAGTTTATAAAGTGCTGCAGGAGATAGGTATTACAATTTTTAACAATTCAATGAAGGTAACAAGGTCAGTCATGCCACACTTGCATATTATCTGTATGTTATCCACCACATGCTGTTTGTTGGCGTCCGAAAGACAGAGATACAAATAATAGTTAGGCTCCTGACAAACttcgttttcttttcctttgctTTTGGGGCATATGCTTTGTGAATGTTGGAGGTGACCCCTTTCTGGTGAAGTTTCTTCAGAAATAACTGGTTggcatcattcaaattttgtgtttattttcCGTACTGATAATCTGGTTTCTACCTACTGTATATCTTTATGCTTGCAACTATGAGGATTAGCTATGCTAACAGACAGAATAGctgaatttttatttctttctattttttttccccaatacTAAGTTCCCACGAATTTTATTGTTCTGGTGCTGATTTGCAGCTTTTTAGCAATCTCCACTGGCATTGTTTACGGTTATTATGCAATGGTATTGAAGATTGACGAAGAAGATTTTGGCGGCCATGGAGTGCTTCTCCAAGAGGGGCTTTTTGCTTCTTTTACTCTTTTTCTGGTATGTTAATATATATCATTTCTTCCATATTGTACAGTCCGGCTTTCTTGTGTAGAACTATAAAAAGAAGACTTTGGTCTTACAACTAATCCATTCTCTTTTGTTGTTCAGTTGGCATGGATTCTAGTATACAGCTTGGTTCACTTTTGATTGGATGAGCGCACGAAGTCCTTGACCTTCATATCTTATGTTAGAAAGATTGGAATTGATGGATTAATTGAATTCATGCTCGCAATTATTTGTCTTCTACATTTTGATCATGCAATCCATCGATTTTGGAAAGCATGAACATACTGGCTCTACTTGTTTACTTGGAAGCAGGGTTCATAATCGAGCAGCTCAATAAACAATCCACATAAATATGGCACGCACCTGATGTTCCTACACCTATTGTTCATATTCGTGCTTCGTTAGAACCAAAGATATTGATCAGAAGATCCGGCGATTGTATGAAAAAGATGACAGATCATTTTACCCTTATGAACATGAAGTGAAGCGCATTTAATGTATATTCCTACTTCGCGCTGTGCTTGCTTGTGTGTCTAACGTAAAAAGCGTTGGGCTTGTGTGTTTAACGTATCTTTTTACGAATAATGCTTGAAATCCTCAAAAAGTGATCCCCGAAAGaacctcatttaatgtggagtgttggatgtgaaatgggctctacatgtgtgtttttaatcaatggttattttaatgtcacatagatttaggggtgatattttggggtctctagcattgtcctctTTTTACTGATTCATTTTCAATTACCATGATCAGGACAATTACCATATATTATAGACAGACGAATAGTATACCTCAACCTTGGTGCGGAATACTAATAAGGATTCACATACGTGACAATTTGCTCGATGAGAGGAGTCATTAGGTTAATCGGGTCTCACAAATGCAAACACCTGCACAGAAGTGCAAATTTCAGCCACTAAGAGGAAGAATCAGAAGTTGAATCGTCTTTCTTCtacaattaaacaaattaaattcattaatcaGTTGAATAACaatacaaaaattatatttactGGGAGTCTTAAAACCCACAAAATGTGTGCTAGGAATTTGGGCATGCCCCCTTGAGTGCCACCAAATCGTTTTTCCACAATCTTTGAAGCACCTTACTATAACAATTAAGCACTTAAGTAAATGACACTTCCTGTTTGACCACAAGATATATaatcatatatttttcaaattcttACAAGGACATCCAATCATATGATATGTGTAGCCAATCACAGATCTAACTGCAACAAAGAGAACACCATTCACCATGGAAAGAAACGCTAACACAGATGCTTGTCTATCGTGCAAAAATACTGAATTGAATGAATCATGATAAAAGCTAGACCCACTGTGTAGATGATGGGCACAATACATGCTGAATCTGAACAGCCAATCGCTAAAAACAGGATCCATATTATCGCCAATGCAAAAGCCAGTGATAGATCTTCCTGCCCTACATCCATGTCACTCAATCTTCAAGTAATGAAATAATCAGTGCTCTAACGCGCCAACTAAAATAGATTACCATCCATAACTAGTTCATTTCAGTCAATTATAACTTGGATAGCATTACTTTCCATACCAGTAAGAGGGGGCAGCTTTAAACATAGGTGTTGAGTTTCTTTTTGTTGGAGAAAGAATTGATGTTTGCTGattcattttctttctccctttcttcccctctttaatttcaaaaacaagGAGAAAGGAAATAAATGATGCCAACCAAAACAACAGTGGATTTCAACGATTAGTTTTGGAAGAGGCAAACTTTGATGGGTGAAACGATAGTTCCAAAGTATTGTTCTACAAGAACAAACAATATAACATCTCAAAGGAAAATTACCTCAGCATCCGCATCCGTATCCGTAGATTGCCGCCTAAGACTGCATCGTGCATACTTGACAACGGATTTTGAACCATATGACCGCAATTTTAAGTGCTTTGTTGTTTATCAAATGTACTATGCAAAGAATATAGAACTAACACTTAACACAAATCAAAAATCTTAAAACTGTAATATGAAGTTACCTCTACTCTATCAAAAATGTCATCCAATATCAACGGCTTGCCTCGGAAATAAGCATCCCTTGCCCAACAAGTAACCAAACACGATTGaacctccaaagtccaaaccatTGATTCAACACAGTAATGGTCTAAAATTTAACACAGTAAAGGTTGTATTTCGCATTTAACACATGCTTTCCTCTTCCTAATTAAGACATCGAGTCCCAAAAATTGACTAGAAAAACcttaaaccaacttatgttacCATGGAATCGATGCAATTAGCAAAAAAATCATATCGATAATTCCTTGAACGAACAATGGAATGAAACCTAACAGGAGGTAAATTAATGTACcaaaacatagaaaaaaaatataattaacttaCTTGGGGATGGAGAGCTTCTAGGGTTTCTCTGCTGGCGGACTCCCGAGGGCCGACGAATATGCAGGACGGACCTTCCGCGAGAGCCAGGTCATCGCGCGCTCCGTTGTTCTTCGCCGAGAACGAGCTGCTCCCCGGTTACTCCTCGGCAGCTTAAAAACCGCAGATCCAACCACGTGATGCGTGATAGAGCCCGTGCGTGCCGGCCATGAACTGAGAAGGATCAGTACAACACAACAGGTCGGTATCGTTGTAATATGACGTTGAACTGGCATGATTCGGTTAGAAAAGCGAGTCGACTCGACTATTCTGGCCACAAAATCGTTTAAACAAGTGGCTTGGTTTGACGAGAATGCCCCTCGAGGTTCAGATTGGTTTTGGCGCGTTTAATATCTAACGAACGGTAGGATTTGGTTCCACGCGACGTCGTATTCTGGTGGCTTGGTTTGACGAGAATGTACAATTGCCATCTCCAGTTACACTGCTTAGGATTTTAATTGCTGCAGATGGTACTTGTTTTCCCAGAAGTATCACCTGTGCAGAGCAGAAGCATTATAAGATTTGCTCCAGTAATTATAACTTGGGCAGAGGAGCATGTGATGAATTTGCTTTAAATAACTACAACATTTTACAGGCTCAAAAGTTCAAAACAAAGGCTGCACAGAATGTACAGCCATACATTGGcataagaacaatcaatagGTTAGAGAACAATCACTGCATATTGACATAAAACAATCACAAGATCAAATGTTCCTCTATACATCCAAAAATGAAATCTTCTATGTTTCTTCAACTATCTTCTTTGATCTAGTCCTATTTCTTATTAATTACTCCTACACAATTGCCTTGATGTCATTGTCCTCTCTATATTCTTGCAAAGAAGGGATCCCATTCATGTTCCTCGTATCTCCCAAGCAAATTATACTTCCAACTCAACTCTTCTTTATGTTCTGAAGTAAAATTCTTCCCTTCCCTAACCTCCTTCCTTGTCGTTTCGATCCGTTCAACAACTCCATTGATTGTGACATCAAATGCATCTTCAAGGGTCTCCAATCTGGACTTTGGATTTGCATACACTACCCTAGGAATCAGCCTTATTACTTCTTCTCTCATCGCTAACATTTTCCGTTTCGGAATCCTTGATAGTACTCTCTCAAtgctgattttcttttctttaacctTGTCTTCTGATATGAACACGGAATACTTTGTGTAATCCTTTGGTAGATGCCATATATATTGCACATAAGCGGAACCAGGATGAAAGAAAACTGGAATGCACCCAGCCAAGATTGAATCGAAAGCCGATCTCCTGGTATATGAATCCCCTTGAGGCTGCAAGCAGAATATAGAGTTCTGAAACATCTTCATTACATTGAGTGGTTTGTAGCACTGGTTTGAACCAGAAACACATTCGAGTAGTTTGCATTTCCTCTGCGAGGCACGACACTGGTTGATAATGTCACCACGAATAGAATTCTGAAGATTTGGTCTAGACCCACCTGCAAAAGAGAACAAGAATCTCCTTTTCTGCCTCCTCATCTTGTTCTGCCATTGAAACACTTCCATATCACTTGATGGGTGGAAATATGTTGGATATGGTATTGCGAAATCATTACTGTGCCACGGACTCGACTCAATGACTAGCACTGTCATGTTTTTTGATTCAGGCATTAACAGAAGCTCGCTTCCCCATTGAGAATTCTGGTCGGAAAGTCTCCTGAAATCCCAAGTTATCCTTCCGGCGACAAAGAAATGGTCTCTCCCCCACATTTTCTTCCACTCGGGTTTTTCCCTCAACCACTTGACAAGATCAAGAGCATTAGAATCTATAGTCGATGCATTGAAATTCCACAGATACCTAGCAACGTCAAGGCCGGCGTAATAAGGCACAAAGGTTGCAGAAGCCATGGAAGAGTCATTTGTTAAGCACTTGTACTGTTTCATTCTGTTGTGAAAAATGACATCTAACATGAATTGGTCCGTTGAGAACCAACCAGCAGTGCCTGGAATATGGGGACCAAGGCCTGAATTCACCATCAACGGACACATATCCGTCCACTCCCGAAGCGATTTGCAGTTCTTTAACAAGTCCACATTGAACCTGCTAGGAATATCATGTACATAAATGTATCTGCCCCTGCATGAATCAGAAGCCAATTCAAGCCTTGCCCCATTAGTCTCATTAGGCTTCTCGGGCACTATATTGCCcaatttttcttcctctttcaaATCTAGAGTTTTCTTATCAGATTGAGCTTCAAACTCTGCAAGTTTCGGATCCTTTAAATCATCCAACACCGTATCCCAATCACCTCCGATGAAGAAATTTTCAATGGGACTATCTGCAACATTGACATCCTTATCGGGGTCTGCCAAATCCCCTGTTTTTGAAAGAACAGAAATATCCCTATTGATTGGCAATAACCCAGAAGTTTCATCGGAATTCAGAGGCACATCAGTAGAATTAGAATCAACAAAATTGGTGTTTTGGAGATCGTTCAGGCTAATTACGGACCCAGAACGGTAGAAGAAAAGCAATAAGAACCACAAAAGAAAACCAGTCAAAACAAGGCACCAGGGTTGGATTCTGCACTTCCCATTAATCTGTCTTTCCTTCGTAGCCTCGAAAGCCATGCCTAGAATCCTTGAGCAAGACAAGCTCTCTCGCAGCCACCGATGGAAGATGTTGATGATGAATAGAGAATATTGAAGAAATcataaaaatgaaatgaatagcCACCAATGGAAGGTGTTGATGACGAATTGAGAATATTGAAGAAATCTTAAAAATGAATGAGAATTAAATGGTGTTCGAGAAATGAGAATTGATTGACGAAATTTCCTGGAAAAAGATTGTGTTGAATCGTTCATATTTTGCCAGTTCAAGATAGAAGATTCTATTAAAAACCATTCTATGTTACATATGCGCTTCCGCATAACCGcctgatgatatatatatatatatatatatatatattctcttttgGCCGTTCAAGTCTTCCAAGTCCTCCGTACATGCATTCGGCTATTTATGACCGTCGGATTTAAAAAGTTGTTGTGATGGGTTTGATCTAATGGCTTTAAAGATGGCAATGTGAATCTTCGGTGGCTCCCACAAAGGTCAATAGACGACGGCAGACAGATGATGAGACGACTATTGGCTGCCAGGATTGGAATTAGTGAATATGGAGGGCAActagcaaaaaaaaatgttcccaCATAGAAGCTCttgaaacaaaatatttttagcTAATTATTATAGAAGTTTATCATTTCAAAACCTAATCAGGTTGGTTGATTATTATTTCCTCACAAAGATACGTCATTAATATCAATATGATCAATACTAATATGTAAGTTTGGAAAAGCAATGGGAGTTTTCTAGAAGGCTAAATAAATATGAACACCAGGAACAAATCTCCATGATAGTAAGAAATTTTATACCTTTATAGTGGACCAAACTTGCTATTAGTCTGTCCCATAATAAAGTGAAATTAGATCAAAGTTTTTGTTATGTTGCAAATTATTACAtcaaaaaagtcaaagaaaTATTATATGAACGAGAGATTTATTAGTCTAGCGTTAACTCTTAATGTTCTGCGTGACTACAGAACTAGTATTTTTAGTTATGAATCAtgttaaatataaaataaaatttattgaccAAATTGATGTATAtgtttgtatcaaaaaaaaGCCTCCAGTCATCTGCTGACATGTGATAACAATGGTCAACCAATCACCAATGGACACATGGCAAGGGCAAATAGATTCTAGAttaatatttgttcattttgcaggtaAATCTAGTGTTAAGTGAGCTGAAATCCTAGAGGCAGTTGCTAAAAATCAGGATTGTCTTAAAAGTGATGTCTAAAAAGTTAATCAAAGGTCTTGTTGTCATAATTGTTTTATTCAATTCTAAAATAATTTGTTAGATGAAAATCGATATTTTAGCAGGATAAACGCAAAGAAATCCAAGAGATTCAGAGTTTG belongs to Tripterygium wilfordii isolate XIE 37 chromosome 2, ASM1340144v1, whole genome shotgun sequence and includes:
- the LOC119980818 gene encoding uncharacterized protein LOC119980818 isoform X1 — its product is MNQQTSILSPTKRNSTPMFKAAPSYWAGRSITGFCIGDNMDPVFSDWLFRFSMYCAHHLHSGSSFYHDSFNSVFLHDRQASVLAFLSMVNGVLFVAVRSVIGYTYHMIGCPCKNLKNI
- the LOC120006196 gene encoding respirasome Complex Assembly Factor 1-like, with translation MKEGKSVKVNYQQQQHQNGHLSPFKFAKLFDPEASWDKDQLGDVLHWIRQVVALVCGLLWGTIPLVGGIWIVVFLAISTGIVYGYYAMVLKIDEEDFGGHGVLLQEGLFASFTLFLLAWILVYSLVHF
- the LOC119981094 gene encoding probable xyloglucan galactosyltransferase GT11, with protein sequence MAFEATKERQINGKCRIQPWCLVLTGFLLWFLLLFFYRSGSVISLNDLQNTNFVDSNSTDVPLNSDETSGLLPINRDISVLSKTGDLADPDKDVNVADSPIENFFIGGDWDTVLDDLKDPKLAEFEAQSDKKTLDLKEEEKLGNIVPEKPNETNGARLELASDSCRGRYIYVHDIPSRFNVDLLKNCKSLREWTDMCPLMVNSGLGPHIPGTAGWFSTDQFMLDVIFHNRMKQYKCLTNDSSMASATFVPYYAGLDVARYLWNFNASTIDSNALDLVKWLREKPEWKKMWGRDHFFVAGRITWDFRRLSDQNSQWGSELLLMPESKNMTVLVIESSPWHSNDFAIPYPTYFHPSSDMEVFQWQNKMRRQKRRFLFSFAGGSRPNLQNSIRGDIINQCRASQRKCKLLECVSGSNQCYKPLNVMKMFQNSIFCLQPQGDSYTRRSAFDSILAGCIPVFFHPGSAYVQYIWHLPKDYTKYSVFISEDKVKEKKISIERVLSRIPKRKMLAMREEVIRLIPRVVYANPKSRLETLEDAFDVTINGVVERIETTRKEVREGKNFTSEHKEELSWKYNLLGRYEEHEWDPFFARI
- the LOC119980818 gene encoding uncharacterized protein LOC119980818 isoform X2 is translated as MVQNPLSSMHDAVLGGNLRIRMRMLRLSDMDVGQEDLSLAFALAIIWILFLAIGCSDSACIVPIIYTVFAFVRPD